From Ictalurus punctatus breed USDA103 chromosome 26, Coco_2.0, whole genome shotgun sequence:
GATCCACCGCTAAGAGTTGTCAGCTCTCTCTGTTCTTTTCTGTCTCGATCAGCCCTATGCCAAAAGGACACGGAACGCGGGCTTTGGTCATTGCAAGGGTTAAGGGACTAAGTGTTGTCAATGTTGTGACATTGTGGCTATAACTGGAGATTTTTAGACCCCTTTAATCActtcattaaaaacaatgaaTCTAGCAACAACTCTAGTGACTATTTGAGTAGACGACAGTGACCGTTCTACATTTATACTAGTTGAGAGAGGTTCATGCGACTCACCACCAGTGTGCAAATCCTAATTGCTGAGCTGTGCGAGCCGATGTTCTCAACGCCCAACTGCTGCGGTTCTCAACGCCCATTTGCCGAGCGACAAGGTTCTCACGATCCAAGCACTCTTCATTATTGTTCCCAATGACAAAGCTCTGATCTCCACTGTTCCCAACCACCAAACCCTGATTACTATGACTCCTaatgaccaatccctgatctctactgttcccaacaaccaaaaACTAATCACCGTTTTCAacggccaatcactgatcagaaTGGTTCCCAACAACCAGTCACTAACCTcattttctaaataataaaagctaGCCGTTCCATCCATAACCATCTCCTTCACATCAGATTCCCAGCTACTCATTACCACTGCTTCACTTTGTCTGCGATATTAATAGAAATGATGGAACAGTCTGAAGAGCCAGGAACAAAGACTTCCTTCTAGTAGAAGTTATCAATTCTTCTCAATTCCTCAATAAAACTctattctatttaaaaaaaaagaaaaaagaaaaaaagaaaaagatgatCATTCTTTATCTACCAAAGTATCATGCAAATAACAACGGCAAATCAATGGACATGCAAATTAGCCCATGACGTCACTCGGCGATTGTAAAGGCATGTTGTGCTACAACAGCTTCCCCTGAAATGACTAGGCAACACTGAACACTGGTGGAAACCTCCagcagaaacagagagacagctGGATTAGCTTGTATGGTTGATGAAGGTGAAATTGTGCATCTTGTGGATTTACTCACACGTTCACGTTGACGTCTTTTTCCCGCTTCACGATGGCGTCGGCTAGTTTGGACTGAAACTTCTCCTCGTTTTCAACCAACTTTTGTAAGGCAAAAGCACAAACATTACAGTTATATCGATGGAGGAAACAATgggttaatgttttatttaataaataaataaatagatagatagatagatagatagatagataaataccCTGAAGCTAGGTCCACTGAATTTAGCCAATTGATAGTTAACTGTAGCTATAAACAAGTGTTTAGGTGttagcacaacacacacacatcttagcTGGCTACTTACTAAAACGGTTGCAGTATTCGGTTCAGGTATTTTGCTGTAAGGTGCCAGTAACGCCATGTTGCATTAAATTATCTTTTGAAACTCAACGCATTTTCAGACAAGACTGTACTTCCTGCTGCCGCCACTTCTTTTCAAAGACGCTGTCGTCACTTCCGTCGTCATTTCCACCTAACGCTTTGCTACCCACTTGTGGACGTGTGGAACATTATTCCTGTCACAAAATATCCTGTCCGACTAGCGGTTTGATGCTAAGTGTATTTGTAATTGTAATAATGTTCTTAATGATTTGCCAACAAATATAAATTCGTTAAATATAAATGGTGAATGTCGATATTCCTGACTGCTTTGTCTCGTTTTGCTCGGCCACTTTTTCCTTCACACATTTCGCAATGAGAGATTTAACAGCTAGCTGGCGTGCTAGCTTAGTTGTTTCCCCTCAGTCCTCAAGTATACccggttgcctagcaacagtgttctcacAGCTCGAACAGCGGCCATTTTGCGTTCAGGCGGTCAAACCAGCGACACACTGAGAAAGCAAACTAAaaatctttaaacattttaggCTGTAAATTTCCAAACGTCTTTATTTAACTTGTATAGCATTTGATGTGTCAGATTTCTCCAGAAAACTTAACATCaaactggaaataaacaaaacaaaacaaacagttgTGCACACAGCATACTATAGTAGAAACAGTTGGCTTTTGTGAGATACAACCTGGACGTACAAATAAGCATGGACAAAAGAAAGTGGTATTGTTTGTTTCCAAAGAAAAAACGAAGGCTACCTCTCAAAACATCATGGTGGTGTAGTGAATTAACAAACCAACAACATTACTGAGTACACAAGGATGAGTGTTGGGAAGTAGCCAAAGTTTTATATTCACAGTTGCTGCTCAGGAGGTTTGGTCTAAACATTCATGTATAAACTCAAACTTTTCATTgcacccccaaaaaaaacaaccaaaaaacagcTTTCAAActaatctaaataaaaataaaaacactatgaAACTGAAAGCACTGGTTAACAAGCAAACTTTAAGAGCATGATTATCTTGGTTTCAGGATCGTAGCATTAATAGCTTTCGATCGTCTTTATCGCTCATGATTCAGATTCGGACTTCGTTGAGGAAACATTGTGCtagaataaagaaaatacaaatatttcaaGGCTGTGAGGCTCCACGGGCTGAGATCTACATTCCCGGTCGAGAAGGAAACGCCTACTCCTTTACCTTTAAAAAGGAAAATTCATTATAAGTTCGTGTGAACGTACACGGGGACCAAATTCATTACCTCTCCAAGACAGGACCGGTTTGGgacaattactttttttttttttttttttttttaagttattcATGATTTTGGAAAATTTGGGCACATGATTAAAGAATATTTCGTAGTCTTAAACGttgagaaatgaacaaaaatcttATTTAAAGGACAACGTTatcaatcttttatttttttttaaatctaattgcCATCGGTACCATATGTGCAGTTACCATAAACGATAAGACACATTTCCATGTACCGAGGTATCTTTGTAATGTAAGTCTAAGGGAACTCCCCATAGGGAGTCAATAACGGTCAATAACTGCCCCAAAAACATTGTGTTCTGCTGCGTGTACAGGAAAACATGTTAAAACCTTTGCTCGTGATATGTACGCTACAGATGTGCTAACTAGCGATTAGTTTGCTGGAATACTCCATTAAGTTGGCTAGTAGTTGTCTGCAGAAAATCGTGCACATTTTTTGGGGTTCCAGCTTAAACCAGCTTGTTAACGAATAACTCCAGGTTCATAGTAACTGTAAAAACATCCTAAGCATCAGTTATCATTTGTTTAATAACagtaacaacaaacaaacaaaaacaaaaaaagctcttTTTGTGAAAGAAAATACACATTTGTGGTAGGTGAACATCTCGAGGAATGTTATTCCTCACATTAACTCGCTGTAACATGGATGAAGTtggcgcccccccccccccctccccctacTTTGGTTGGCTGGCAGATTGCAGGTCGCTCCCTCCGTATAGGTCTGAATGCATAACATGAGTGAACAATCTCTGGTCCTGTACATCCTCCCACTTGCCTAATAAGTCTGGTCAAAACAGGTACGTTAGAGCACAAGAAACTTctaatacacacatgcacacaggcaAATCTGGCAGAATCTATTCGCAAATGTTATTCAGGCACCCGTCATTTTCACTCAAactcaaatttaaaaaaaagaaaaaaaaatcaagtgcaCAACTTTTCTCTCAAGTCCTCTATTCTTCAATCTGCTGCCAACGAGTTATAACTCTGCAGATTGGGTCAGATGTCATGCAGAGACCCAGCTCAGTACAATTGTATTGGATAACAGGCCCGGTTGGATAAATGACCTCTATCTGCAACCATGAAGACCCTAGCCTTAGCTTTATCAAAGATGGCTGACTGGGTGTAAAATTTAATGGACGTATTACGCCAGTTAAACGTATTTCATAAGGAGTCCACTGTAATCCGTGACGATTACGGTTTTCCGTCACATAACTATCTGTTAACTACACCTGGACAAGTTAGTCAGCTAGTTAAAGGTGGCTAAGGCTGGAGAAACTGTTGTTGAGGTAGCCAACATTAAACTTGACTGTTAGTGAAATTAAATGGATCACTTTTTGAACGTGACAGCTATTAGCATAGTTACACATTATCTAACGGTGGGGcttcacacacactgcagatctcacgctgattttttttttcattggacTGGACTTCGAGAACAAGACCTTGAgggaagtctgtgaaaaatatTTAGTTTAACTGTTTTCTGTTTAAGTGAAATTAGGAGGGgggcaagaagaaaaaaaaaaagaaaaaaaagagggagagagagtgagaggccGAATCGTGAAAGTACAGCCCAAAAAAGGACATGCAGCTGAGAATGAGATCTTTCTTTTAATGTTTAGTCGTCAAAAGAATATCAGATACAtagcatgtctgtgtgttgtaGTAAATAAAGCCTAATTGTGCTAAAATTCATTCAGATTTGTGATGTGACCCTGTGCGTATCTGCCAAGCCCCATCCAGTCGCTGACAGATCGGATAACACTCAGAAATAAACAACACGGACAGGAAGTCATCTGAAAGCATAGCAACCGAcatcattctctctttctctctctctctcgatctgtTTATATCTCTCCCGACTCCCTCTCCTCTGAGCTGGAGCggttctctctctccacagagacggatctctctctacccctcaGTCTGCCCATCTCCGGTGACGAGATGGACTTCTCTCTTTCCCCTGGCTCTCGCTCCGTGTCCCTCCGGCTGTCTTCCCGCCACCTGTCTTCCCCTCCGCACTCCCTCCATCGCTCCTGTGACGGGGAGCGCTCCCGCTCTCGGGTGTGTGACGACCTGAGCGAAGAAATCAGAAAGAATGTTTCAGAATTGAAGTTCTGCAGCGAGATCATTCACACAATCCCTTTAATCATACTGCTTCCTTAACGAATTCGGCAACAATCGACTTGTATACTGTTTGAAGCTAGCTAACCAGCTAGTTAGTCAATTTTTAATAagtttttaaccctttaaatgaAAGAAGGTGTATAATTATGTGTTAACTgcacctcttcttcttcctcctgtgAGAGTGGGAGCGAGAGCGATGGTGGTCTTTATGTCTGTGCTTCCTCTCCCGGTCCCGGTCTCTCGAGTGGGAGGAGCGATGCCGCCGCGAGCGATGAGATGACGAACTTCCGCCATCCCTGACACGtgcacacagatagagagacagagggagggagagaaccTTAAAAATGGCTTTGTTATGACCAACATAGTCCTACGTTTCAGTAGCGTACCATCTCTCACAACACAAAAAGCGTAGCGTATCAGACAAGCTTTAGCCCGATCATCTGGAGGCCAAAGCCATGCGTGGCCAGGGGTCCAAGAGAGCATAAATGGCCATGCTCTTGGGGTGGGAGGAACTAGAGGTCGACTGATTGAGCAGGTCTTCCCTGGTTGCGTCCCTTCTGGAGTCCATTGAAAATGGTCCGCTGTAATTATACAGCACAAgagtggcctctagaggcgaaataaaaaaatgactgattttgttgtgttatttgaagtgtttattgATTCGTTTTGGATgtctctctatttttatttgtgttactTTTGGGTTCATTTTGGATGCATTGAATTCCTGCATGAAcgtggcgtggcatggaggcgatcagcctgaggcactgctgaggtgttctggaagtccaggttgctttgatagcggccttcagctcgtctgtattgttgggtctggtgtctcttgtagattctctatggggttcgggtcaggcgagttggctggccaatcaagcgcagtaataccacggtcagaAAACCAGtcactagaagttttggcactgcgggcaggtgccgagtcctgctggaaaagggaatccataaagctcgtcagcagatggaagcatgaagctctctaaaatctcctggtagacgctgcatcgactctcgactcgagaaaacacactggaccaacaccagcagatgacatggcaacccaaatcatcactgactgtggaaacttcacactggacttcaagtagcttggattctgttcctctccactcttcctccagactctggaagcttgatttccaaatgaaatgcaacatcgACTTCcctcttccccgtgattgtggttgtgtacagAACCAGACTGAGacattaaaggctcaggaaacctttgcaagTGTTTGGAGTTAATTCgctgattagagtcttctcaggtcgacatttctggtAGAATTTTTCCaagatattcaaattttttttagatgcacctgtacactctctttcctgtcaatcacagtgacatttGTCAATTATGGGGTTCTGTGAACACATGTATGCAAAAGAGCTAACAGAAGCCTAAGATCATATCTGGAGTAAGCAGAACCACTGTGAAGTTTATTTCTTGAACTGTTCCTATGTGTAATTGAAATTATACTGCTCCAAACATCTACCCACACTGTAGTCATATTCACCTGTACCTGTCCCCACTGCGAGATCtggacctgagagagagagagagagagagagagagagagagagagagagagagagagagagagtgtgttaagACTATGCTAAGATTGTGTAAATCatgttaatatataatttattgcaCATTATCAAGGGTTTATGAGTAACTCACCTCctgcgctctctctccctctcccgttccctctcccgctctctttctctctcacgttcacgctccctctctctctccatctcccacTCCCTCTGTTTCTCCTCCTCTCGCTCCCTCTCCTCCCGCCGCTTCATGCGCATCCGCTCTTGCTTCTCCACCACTGCTTtctggcagacagacagagacagagcgtgagagagagagacagacagacagaggtgtTATACTTAACTATACAACCTGGGAAATATAAGTGGTGTTAAAGATGAAGAATGTATTTATAAGTAACAGATATAGCTGTGtgttctcctgtgtgtgtgtgtgtgtgtgtgtgtgtgtgtgttttctcctgTATGTGTTCCTGTCCTCACTCTCAGTTTCTCCAGCTTCTCCCGGATCTCGATGAAGCCCAGGTGCAGTTTCCCCCCAAAGTGATCGGCGAGGCGGCGGTCGTTGTCGTGGAGGCCGAGGTAGGCGGAGcacacctcacacaccctcAGCTTCTGCTGCTGGAAACTGGAGGCTGGCATGGAGTTCCGGTATatatcctaaacacacacacaaccctctTTATGCTCCTTCGGGTACAGAATGTAAAGCATGATGTTAATGATCATTACTCAGTGAAGTCTCTCTCTTTAAGGAGAGGACCACCCCCTGACCCACACTGACCTCTGCCTCTCTTTTAAGGGCACGCGTTTTCTCCACCTTCTCCAGCACCTGCTGAGCCTCGTCCACGTTCCCCTCTCCACCCAGCTGCTCCGCCCGCGCCAGCAGCTTCCCGATTTCCTCGTTCAGTTCGTGCACACGCTCTGCCTGaaagcacgcacgcacacacacacacacacacacacagacatcacAACGTATAAATCTCAGTATTAGAAATGGAAAGAGAACAAAGAAGATGTAACAGAAGAAGCAGAGGAGGGAAAAGAAATAGAGGGgtaaaaagaagaaggaaaataaaagaggaagaaaagaaaaaggaggagaTGACGGACAAGAAGCAGAcagagaagcagaagaagaaaaacagatgtCCAACAACAGTAAGGGAATTACAAACTAATCCACACATACAGttgaaatcaa
This genomic window contains:
- the zgc:158803 gene encoding LUC7 domain-containing protein isoform X2, translating into MSAQAQMRAMLDQLMGTSRDGDTMRQRIKFTDERVCKSHLLESCPHDILSGTRMDLGECLKVHDLALRADYEIASKHQEYFFELDAAEHLQSFIADCDRRTELAKKRLAETQEEISAEVAAKAERVHELNEEIGKLLARAEQLGGEGNVDEAQQVLEKVEKTRALKREAEDIYRNSMPASSFQQQKLRVCEVCSAYLGLHDNDRRLADHFGGKLHLGFIEIREKLEKLRKAVVEKQERMRMKRREEREREEEKQREWEMERERERERERERERERERERERERRRSRSRSGDRDGGSSSSHRSRRHRSSHSRDRDRERKHRHKDHHRSRSHSHRRKKKRSSHTRERERSPSQERWRECGGEDRWREDSRRDTEREPGEREKSISSPEMGRLRGRERSVSVERENRSSSEERESGEI
- the zgc:158803 gene encoding LUC7 domain-containing protein isoform X1; this translates as MSAQAQMRAMLDQLMGTSRDGDTMRQRIKFTDERVCKSHLLESCPHDILSGTRMDLGECLKVHDLALRADYEIASKHQEYFFELDAAEHLQSFIADCDRRTELAKKRLAETQEEISAEVAAKAERVHELNEEIGKLLARAEQLGGEGNVDEAQQVLEKVEKTRALKREAEDIYRNSMPASSFQQQKLRVCEVCSAYLGLHDNDRRLADHFGGKLHLGFIEIREKLEKLRKAVVEKQERMRMKRREEREREEEKQREWEMERERERERERERERERERERERERRRSRSRSGDRYRDGGSSSSHRSRRHRSSHSRDRDRERKHRHKDHHRSRSHSHRRKKKRSSHTRERERSPSQERWRECGGEDRWREDSRRDTEREPGEREKSISSPEMGRLRGRERSVSVERENRSSSEERESGEI